The Petrotoga sp. 9PW.55.5.1 genomic sequence GATGTTGAAAGAACATATCCAAATTTAGATGGATGGTTTACTGCAAATGCAAATATATTACTTGCGCCTAATCAAACAGTTATATCTGCTTTTGGGGGAGAACAAAAAATGAAAGATAAACTAATAGTTGGATTTGATACACTTCCTCAACAACTAGAATTGGTTAAAGCTGGTCTGGTAGACGGGTTAGTAGGGCAAAGACCTTACGATATGGGTTATTTATCTCTAACGGTATTGTATATGATGGACAAAGTTGGAGTTGAAAATGTATTAAAGATCTTACCTACTGTTGAAAATGAAGATGGGACCATTGATTATATTATAGATACAGGAGTCGATATCATCACTTCAGAAAATGTTGAAGAGTTTATAGAATTCGCAGAAAGAATATATTCCAGATAACCAATTTTCAATTTAATTTTATTCCATAGGTCTAAGTTTTGGCCTATGGAATATTCAATAAAGAAATTGAATTTTTTCTAAGATTCTCTAGTATTTTACTTAGCTTAAAATAAACAAAAAGTATAAAGGTGGGAAAAAATAAAATGCAGAAAATAAAGAGAATTTTTGAAATTAAAGAAATTGGTATTTTACTAATTTTATTAGTATTAATGTTGTTTCTATCAATAGCTACAGATACTTTTTTCACTGCAGGAAATATTTTTGATGTGCTTTTAAATAGTTCATTTATTGCTGTTATGGCTTGTGGAATGACAATGGTTATAATAACAACAGGCATTGACTTATCGGTTGGTTCTGTAATGGGTTTTGTAGGAATGTTTATGGCAATAATGATGGTAGACTTTTCTTTACCACCAATTTTAGCTATTATATTAGGATTAGCTGTAGGAACATTATTTGGTTTTATAAATGGATTATTGGTAACAAAAGTAAAACTTCCACCCTTTATTACAACCCTTGGAATGATGAGTGTAGGAAGAGGTTTAGCTTATGTTCTTAGCGGGGGATGGCCTATTTCTGGTTTCCCGGATAGCTTTATGATTAGTGGTCAAGGTCACTTTTTAGAAATACCTTTACCTGTTATATATCTTTTAGTAATAGCTGTTGTGTCGCACATTTTCTTAAAATATACTGTATTAGGCAAACATATATTTGCAGTTGGAGGAAACGAAAAAGCTGCTAAATTAGTTGGAGTAAAAGCTGAAAAAGTTATATTAACCGCATATGTTATAAACGGGTTTTTAGCAGCTATGTCAGGTTTTTTAATGACTTCTTGGTTAGGGATGGCTCAACCAAATGCTGGACAAGGTTATGAATTAGATGTAATTGCAGCTACAGTTATAGGGGGTACTAGTTTATCTGGTGGAGAAGGTAGTATTCTAGGGGC encodes the following:
- a CDS encoding ABC transporter permease, with translation MQKIKRIFEIKEIGILLILLVLMLFLSIATDTFFTAGNIFDVLLNSSFIAVMACGMTMVIITTGIDLSVGSVMGFVGMFMAIMMVDFSLPPILAIILGLAVGTLFGFINGLLVTKVKLPPFITTLGMMSVGRGLAYVLSGGWPISGFPDSFMISGQGHFLEIPLPVIYLLVIAVVSHIFLKYTVLGKHIFAVGGNEKAAKLVGVKAEKVILTAYVINGFLAAMSGFLMTSWLGMAQPNAGQGYELDVIAATVIGGTSLSGGEGSILGAVLGALIMATLRNGMILLRVSSFWQEIVIGVVIVAAVALDRMRSRGEEE